A genomic segment from bacterium HR17 encodes:
- the nusA gene encoding Transcription termination/antitermination protein NusA translates to MHADLVALVQQIAKEKELPLEEVLGAMCDGIRLAYEKQFMRDAGRHQRRRMRPRIVAILDLDARVLKLALEKTVVETPHNPHTEISLEEARKVHPDANIGDKVRVDLPLSEFTRSAMQLARQAMMERIRKVEQRRVYEAFKDKVGTIVTAQVLRKDSYGNLYLSLGKGEALLPRREQVPTENLQKGEQVKVYVYEVREPTGSTEPIVRVSRTHKELLRKLLELHVPEIAKGEVEIKGLVRDPGYRSKVAVAAKDPSIDPVGACIGPQGKRINAIMQELRNERVDIIAWSEDEVEFLIHSLSPARPSVVIMNFDERTATVVVSEDQLSLAIGRQGRNVSLAARLTGWRIDIRTPERLGRLIVPETQSETAIPQPPPQAVAVDEPRVEEAKEGVTSPPLTGAMTVSVPAQAPALAPASEPSEVSGVNESAPSEEQGR, encoded by the coding sequence AGGAGTTGCCCTTGGAGGAAGTGCTGGGCGCGATGTGCGACGGCATCCGCTTGGCGTATGAGAAGCAGTTTATGCGGGATGCGGGACGCCATCAGCGCCGGCGGATGCGTCCGCGCATCGTCGCCATCTTGGATCTGGACGCCCGCGTGCTGAAACTGGCGCTGGAAAAGACGGTCGTAGAAACACCGCACAACCCCCACACGGAGATCAGCCTAGAGGAGGCTCGGAAGGTTCACCCCGACGCAAACATCGGGGACAAAGTGCGCGTGGATTTACCCCTCAGTGAGTTCACGCGGTCAGCGATGCAATTGGCGCGGCAGGCGATGATGGAACGCATCCGCAAGGTAGAGCAGCGGCGTGTCTACGAGGCGTTTAAGGACAAAGTCGGCACAATCGTTACCGCTCAAGTGCTGCGCAAGGACTCCTACGGCAACCTCTACCTCTCTTTGGGGAAAGGAGAAGCGCTTTTACCCCGCCGCGAGCAGGTGCCGACGGAGAACCTGCAAAAAGGTGAACAGGTGAAAGTGTATGTCTACGAAGTGCGGGAGCCGACAGGGTCTACTGAACCGATCGTGCGGGTGTCCCGCACGCACAAAGAGTTGCTGCGCAAACTGTTGGAGTTACATGTCCCTGAAATCGCCAAAGGCGAAGTTGAAATTAAAGGGTTAGTGCGCGATCCAGGTTACCGTTCAAAAGTTGCCGTCGCAGCGAAAGACCCCAGTATTGACCCGGTTGGGGCTTGTATCGGTCCTCAAGGGAAACGCATCAACGCGATCATGCAAGAGTTGCGGAACGAACGCGTGGACATCATTGCGTGGAGCGAAGACGAGGTAGAATTTCTCATCCATTCCCTCAGCCCGGCGCGCCCTAGTGTCGTCATCATGAATTTTGACGAGCGCACGGCGACAGTTGTCGTGTCTGAAGACCAACTCTCCTTGGCGATTGGGCGACAAGGGCGCAATGTCAGTTTAGCCGCCCGTCTGACAGGTTGGCGCATTGACATCCGCACGCCCGAACGCTTAGGGCGGTTGATCGTGCCCGAAACGCAATCGGAGACGGCGATACCGCAGCCACCGCCTCAAGCCGTTGCTGTTGACGAGCCGCGTGTTGAAGAGGCAAAAGAAGGCGTAACATCGCCGCCTTTGACGGGGGCGATGACAGTCTCGGTTCCCGCACAAGCACCAGCCCTCGCGCCCGCAAGCGAACCTTCGGAGGTCAGTGGCGTCAATGAGTCGGCGCCGTCAGAGGAACAAGGGCGGTAA